The genomic segment CAGAGAGATCGCAGAGATCAAGATGCCTGATTTGTCTGCGCGCGACGTAGAAGCCGGAATGAAGATCATCGAGGGCTCAGCCCGCTCGATGGGAATCACCGTAACCGACTGAATTTATTCGTAATGAGCGGAAGGGCAAACGCTTGCCCGCACCGCGACTGCTGAATAGGAGAAGCAGATGGCAAAGCGTTCCAAGAAATATCGCGAGGCGGCCGAGAAGGTCGATCGCAACAACCTGTACACGGCAAATGAGGCAATTGCACTGCTCAAGGGTCTGCCAAAGCGTGGCTTTGATGAGACCGTTGAGGCTGTATATCGCCTTAATGTTGATCCTCGTAAGGCTGACCAGCTCGTACGTGGTACCGTCAACCTTCCTCACGGAACAGGCAAGACCGCTCGCGTAGTGGTTTTCGCTCGTGGACCTCAGGCAACAGCAGCTCTCGAAGCTGGTGCTGATGAGGTTGGAGATGACGATCTCATTGCCAAGGTTGCTGCTGGTTACACTGATTTTGACGCAGTGGTTGCAACACCTGACATGATGGGTAAGGTCGGTCGTTTGGGTCGTGTGCTCGGACCTCGTGGTCTGATGCCAAACCCTAAGAC from the Bifidobacterium sp. genome contains:
- the rplA gene encoding 50S ribosomal protein L1, giving the protein MAKRSKKYREAAEKVDRNNLYTANEAIALLKGLPKRGFDETVEAVYRLNVDPRKADQLVRGTVNLPHGTGKTARVVVFARGPQATAALEAGADEVGDDDLIAKVAAGYTDFDAVVATPDMMGKVGRLGRVLGPRGLMPNPKTGTVTMDVAKAVTEIKGGKIEFRVDKHGNLSFLIGKLSFEESSLDENFKAVADEVKRLKPSTVKGRYITKATITSTMGPGVPLDPSILG